ACATCCAGGTCAGCTCGCCCCTCCAATGCGCGACGTCGTGGGTCACGACCCAGCGCGTGGCAACGTCACGCAGGCCCTCGAAAAATCCGAGGAACTCGTTGCCCTCGGCGTGCCCTGCCCGCCAGCGGCTCAGATACATCGGCACGTCGACGGTGATGAGAAAGGCGAGGAAGCAGGCGATGCCGACGATACCTGACATCAGCGCCCAGCGCACCACGCCCTGGAATTCAGGCATCAAACGGCACAGCGCGATGCCGGCGAGGAAGAAGGTCACGGCCCACAGCGAATTCTCGATCGCATTGTAGAGGAAGTTGGTCGTCACCACCGCGTACCAGGAGAAGCACTCCGCGATGATGATGATCGGCACGATCAGAAGCGCGATGTTCACCGCGGTCTCCGCGCCCGTCATCTGACCGAGCTGATGCAGGATGATCGCCCATTGCGCGGCGAAGCAGAGTTCGGCGACGGTCGCGACCGTGCGGCCGACGAACACGCTCGACAGCCAGGTATCGAACAGACAGATGCGCTGCACGTCGGCGCGCGGCAGCACCGAGCGGAAGGCGCAGCCGAACACATAGCCGGCGCAAAGCAGGAACATCAGCCCGATATCCGAGCCGCCGCTGACGCTGCCGGCAACGGTCGGATAGAACTCGCGGTACAGCATGAACCAGACGAGGATGTTGGCAGCGCTGACCAGCGTCAGAGACCCCCACCACCACGCGAGGGGATTTGACCGTGCCTGCCACTGCAACATGAATTCGCTCCGCTGTAATCGACGTGACATCTGTTCGTAATAATCCTGTCACGAGACACCACGGAATCGCGACAAAAATCTGTGCGCGACGGCGCATTTCCTAGCGCGTGTGAGCCCGCCCGCGGAAACCGCATGTGTCCGCATAGTGGACTAAAATGCCTGCTTCATGAATCTATTGGACAAATAGCGCGGCCGAGTTCATTAAACCCGCATGGCCCGGACCGCATCGAAACCATCCCTCGCCTCCTCCTCCGCCGCGGCAGTGCTCGCCGAGAGCGCAGATGACGCCGCGTTCGCGACGACGCTGGCCAAGGGCCTCGTCGTGCTCGAAGCCTTCAGGGCCGGCGCAACGCAGCTCGGCAACATGGAGCTGTCGACGCTCACCGGCATTCCGCGACCGACGGTGGCGCGGCTGACGCACACGCTCGCCGAGCTCGGCTACCTTCGCTACGACGCAGAGCGCGCCAAATACCGCGTCGGGGCGCGGGCCTTGCGAATGGCGCATCCGCTCCTCGCCGACATGCAGTTCCGTCAGCTCGCGCGTCCCATGATGCAGGAGCTGGCGCAGAGCGTGCGCGGCACGGTCTCGATCGGACTGCTCGACGCGACCTCGATGATCTACGTCGAGACCGCACGCTCTGGCGACGTCGGTCCTCACGTTCCCGACATCGGCATGCCCATTCCGGTCGTGATGACGGCGATGGGCCGCGCCGCAGCGGCGACCTTGCCGGCGGCGGACGCGGCAGGACTCGAGCGGCGCATTGCCGCGGAAGATTCCGAGTTGTGGGCGGCCTTCGAAGACAAGTACCGCGCCGGCCTCGCGCAATGCGCCAGCCGCGGCTTCTGCACCTGCTGGGGCGAGTACATGGCCTCGATCCACGCCGTCGCCGCCCCGCTGTTTCACGCAAGCGAGACCCGGGCAGACCTTCTCGATCAATTGCGGCATTCCCGCCTTCCGGCTCGAGCCGGGGCAGCTGGAGCGCGAGATCGGGCCGCGCATCGCAGCGCTTGCCGACAGCATCCGCACCATTGTCGGACAGACGGCACCAGCCGCGCCGCCTCGCAAAACAAGAAAATCATAAGCGCAAGGGAATGACATGGCTGGCCCGCTCGAGGGTTTGAAGGTTCTCGACATCGCGACGATCATCGCCGCGCCGTTCGCTGCGACCCTGCTGGCCGACTACGGCGCCGACGTGCTCAAGCTCGAGATGCCCGGCCAAGGCGACGGCGTGCGGTCGTTTCCGCCGTTCAAGGACGGCAAGCCGCTGTGGTGGAAGGCTGCCAACCGCAACAAGAAGCTCGCCACGCTCGATTTGCGGACGCCGGATGGGCTTGCGCTGTTCAAGGAGCTTCTTCCGCGGTTCGACGTGCTGATCGAGAATTTCCGCCCGGGAACGCTCGATCGCTGGGGGCTTTCCAAGGAGATGCTGTGGTCGATCCAACCGCGCCTCGTCATCCTGCGCACCACCGCCTTCGGACAGGACGGGCCGTGCCGCGACCGGCCCGGCGACTCGGTCTTTCAGAGGCCGAGATCGAAAGGCTTACCCAACGCAAGGTGATCTGACGTCGCAAGCTCAAAACAAACCAAAAAAAATCAAGGGAGGACCACACAGTGGCAAGATTCGAGGTCACACGCCGAACCGTGCTCGGCACCATCGCAGCAAGCGTTGCCGCCGGCTCGAGCTTCACGGCACGTGCCGAAGACGCCTGGCCCTCGCGCATGGTGCGGCTGATCTCGCCCTACGGACCGGGCGGCTCCAACGACATTTCGCTGCGCCTGCTCGCCGAAGAGTTCGGCCGCAGCCTGCGTCAGCAGTTCATCGTCGAAAACAAGCCGGGCGCCGGCACGCGCATCGCCAACGACATGGTCGCGCATGCACCTAGCGATGGTTACACCTTCCTCTATGTCGCGGCCCCCTACGCCACCGCCGAAGCGCTGTTCGGCAAGCTGACCTACGAGCGCAAGGATCTGCAGCCTGTCGCAATGGTCGTCGTCGCGCCGCTGTTCCTGATCATCAGCGCAGACGCGCCGTTCAAGACCTTGCCCGAGTTGATCGCCTACGGCAAAGCGAAGCCGGATGGTCTCACCTTCGCCTCACCCGGCGCCGGCTCGCAGCCGCATCTTGCCGGCGAGCTCCTATTCCGCGACGCCGGGGTCAAAGGCCTCAACATCCCGTTCCGCGGCGATGCCGCCTCCTATACCGAGCTGCTCGCCGGCCGCGTCGACGCCACGCTGACGGCGCTGCCGACCGCGCTGCCCTATATCCAGAGCGGCAAGTTCACCGTGCTTGGCGTCGTCTCACCGGAGCGCAGCGCACTGTACCCGCAGGCGCCGACCTTGCGCGAACAAGGCTTTCCCAATGTCGCTGCGGCCGGCTGGTACGGCTTCATGGCGCCTGCGACGACGCCCCGCGCCATCGTCGACAAGCTCCAGGCCGAGGTGCTGCGCGCGCTCGCCGTGCCCGCGATCAAGGACAAGCTGACCGCACAGGGACTCGAGGTGCGACCCGGCTCCGCAGCCGAGTTCGGCCAGTTCATCGACAGCGAGACGCAGAAGTGGACCAAGCTGATCCGCGACGCAGGCCTCAAAGGCGAGTAAGGGGGAAATCGGGTATGAAACACGTCCTTGTCAGGATGCCGGCGCCGATGTGCTGTTCAGCGCCACCACGCCGAAACAAGCAGCGCAGGCGATCAAGAAGGTCGCCGAGATCGGCTGGAAACCGCTGCACATCATCGACATCAACGCCTCCTCGGTCAGCGCGGTGCTGAAGCCGGCAGGCCTCGAAAACTCCAAAGGCATCGTGAGCGTCGGCTACGTCAAGGACGCCGCCGATCCCGAATGGAAGGACGATGCAGGCATGAAGCGCTATCTCGCCTTCATGACGAAGTACTACCCGGAGGGCGACAGGGATTCGAACCTGAACATTTACGGTTACATCACCGCTCAGCTCCTGGTGCAGGTGCTGAAGCAGTGCGGCGACGAGCTCACCCGCGAGAACGTGATGCGGCAAGCGGCCAGCCTGAAGAACGTCGAACTCGACCTGACCCTGCCGGGGATCTCGGTCACGACCAGTCCGACAGACTACCGCGTCAACAAGCAGTTCCAGATGGTGCAATTCGACGGCCAGCGCTGGCAGAAGCTCGGGGACATCATCACGGACGAAGCGAAAGAATGAACACGCGCGGCCTCATCGGAGCGGTGCTCAATGCCTTCCGCGCGGCGGCCGCCGCTGCGAATGTACTCATCCGCTTCCTCGACATGGTGCTGATATTCGGAGATCGCGCGATTGGCCATGCGGATGCGGTTGGCCTGTCCCTCCTCGACCATCGTGGTGATCCGCTGCGCCAGGAACACGCAGGCCTCGAATTCATCCCTAATGGCACCGGTCCGCGCCAGAAAGTCCCAGGCGATCTCGTAGGCCTGCTCGGCAGCGGGATTGCGATAGTCGCTGAAGATGATGTGCGTCAAGACCAGCCAAAGCCGGAGGGAGGCAATCGTTCCTATCCCTTGGATGCATGACCCGGCTGAGCGCGCGCAAAGCGACCGGACGCGTCGACGCGCCGGTGGCTAGATCGCGACGAGGAACGCGGAGACTTAGGCCGCCTGGCGCTGGTGCGTCAGGTACTCCATGGTCACCTTCTCGACGTTGGAGTCGATCCAGGAAGCCATGCGCTGCTCTTCCTTCAGTGAGGCTTCGAGCAGCGGCTTGGCTTCCGGCGCACCGGCGGGGTCGCAGAGCGTCAGGAGCGATTTGTACGCGGCGATCTCGAAATTCTCGAACGCATTGTTGGCGAAGGTGTTCTTGAGAATCTCGTCGTCCGCGACCGAATGCGCCATCGCCATCATGTTGGCCATGACGGACTGCGCCGTATCCTTCAGGCTGGACGTGCTCTCCCCGCAAGCCTGGAGACACTGTTCCAGTCGCTTGAGCTGCTCGTTGGTCTCCTGAAGGTGCATCGTGACCTTCGCCTTGACCTCGGGATAGTCGTCCAGCCGTTCCGACTGGCGCTCCATCAGCTCGCGCGCCTGCACTTCCATCGCATGCGCATTGCGTAGTCCGACCACGAACGTATCGCGGGCTTCGTTAGCCATTTTCCTGTCCTCCGTTTGACTGGCTTCGTTCCAGCAACCGGGGAGAACGGACGGTTGTTCCTAAACTAACTGACCAAGCCGATTGCCGCAGGAGCCCCCGCGGCGCTGCCTGCTGGTCCTCCGAAGAACTGCGCTAACCTATGGGACCGTCATTCCGGGCGCAGGATTCAGCGACCCGGAATGACGAAGATCCTCTCACCGCTTCATGGCCGCCACATACGCCGCCAGCTTGTCCAGCGTCTGGTAGCCGTATTCGACGGCGCCGAAGCCGATCATGCCGTCGCGCTGCTCGGTGCTGGAAGCCAGCTGGCGCATCATCAGCACGGTCTTGCCGTTGCTCTGCTCAGCAAAGGTGACGGTAAAGCGGAACATGCCGGGATCGTCGTCCTGGTCGAGCCCGTGATCCATCTCCATCAACGACGGCCGCTCGATGCGGCGGAAGCGCATGCGGTTGGGATAGACCGTGCCGTCGGGGCCGATCATGTTGAAGCGCCAGACGCCGCCGACCCGCACGTCGATCTCGAAGGTCTCGACCTTGAAGCCCTTCGGCCCGAACCATTGCGGCAGGTGCTTCGGGTCGGACCAGGCCTCGAACACCAGATCACGCGGCGCGTCGATCACGCGCGACATCACGATCTCGCGGTCGAGCGACCATTGCGACAGGGCTGGATTGGCGGAATTCGTCATCACTCGGAACCTTTCCGTTTGCTTGTACGGGACGGCCGCTTGGCAGCCGCCCTCTCCTTCTTGAGCTTCATCACATAGGCTTCGAACCGGTCGAGCCGCGCCTCCCAGATCGCGCGCTGCTGCTGGAACCAATCTTCCGCGCCGAGCAGCGCATTCGGGCTGAGGCGGCAGGTGCGCACACGGCCGGACTTCTCCGACAGCACGAGCCCGCTCGTCTCCAGCACATGGATGTGTTTCATGAAGCTCGGCAACGCCATGTCGAAGGGGTCAGCGAGCTCGCCGACCGATGCCTCGCCTGCGCAGAGCCGCATCACGATCGCCCGCCGGGTGGGATCGGCGAGCGCGGAGAAGACCTGGTCGAGCCGGGATGATTGGTTAGCCATGAAGCTAACTATAGACCCCCGGCCAACCGTTGTCAATAATCGTTAGCTACATGGCTAAGTTATTTCGCCGCAGGCCGTGCGGCGGTTTCCTGCAACGCAATCGTGAATTGGGACGCCCGGCGGTTCACGTTAAGAAGGGTCCCGGGGGCGCATCACATCTTGCGTCAGAGCCGTGCCGTGTCCTTTGTCACCTCATCGCATCTCACAAGGCGAGCGCTCGCCCGGGCCGCGCTCGTTCCACTCGCCCTTGCCTGGCCCCGCCGCAGCTTGGCGGATTCCGACATGATCGCGCAGATGCGCGACATCGTCGCGAACCATCTGGCGCCGACGGTGATGCCGGACCATGCAGGCGGCCTCGCCGCCGCGCTCTATGCCGGCAGCCATGTCGAATTCTTCACCTATGGTTTTGCCGATGATGCGGCCAAACGGAAGGTGACGCCGGACACGCTGTTCAATCTCGCCTCCTTGCGAAAGCCGTTCGAGGCCACGCTCGTGGCGCTCGGCACGCTGCGCGGCGAGCTGCGGCTCGACGATCGCCTGCCAAAATACCTGCCCGAGCTGAGCGGCGACTACATCCGCCAGGTGACCGTCGGCCAGTTGGCCACGCACACATCGGGCCTGTTGCTGCCGACAGATCATCCGCCCTGGCCGGACGAGCAGTTCACGCGCGACCAGTTCATCGCCATGCTGAACGCCTTTGCGCCCGGCTCCGGCGTCGCACCCGGCCGGCAGCGCATCTACACCCATGCCGGCTACGTGCTGCTTCAGCTCGTGCTGGAGCGCCGCTACGGCATGCCGATCGCGCCGCTGTTCGAGCAGCGCATCCTCAAGCCGCTGGGCATGAGCGCGACCTGCCTGCCCGCGCGCGGCGAAGACAACCGCGCCGTTATGGACGAAGCCTGGATGCGGCGCGCCGTCCAGGGCTATTCGGACCAGCGCATGGCGG
This genomic stretch from Bradyrhizobium daqingense harbors:
- a CDS encoding Bug family tripartite tricarboxylate transporter substrate binding protein, which codes for MARFEVTRRTVLGTIAASVAAGSSFTARAEDAWPSRMVRLISPYGPGGSNDISLRLLAEEFGRSLRQQFIVENKPGAGTRIANDMVAHAPSDGYTFLYVAAPYATAEALFGKLTYERKDLQPVAMVVVAPLFLIISADAPFKTLPELIAYGKAKPDGLTFASPGAGSQPHLAGELLFRDAGVKGLNIPFRGDAASYTELLAGRVDATLTALPTALPYIQSGKFTVLGVVSPERSALYPQAPTLREQGFPNVAAAGWYGFMAPATTPRAIVDKLQAEVLRALAVPAIKDKLTAQGLEVRPGSAAEFGQFIDSETQKWTKLIRDAGLKGE
- a CDS encoding ferritin-like domain-containing protein gives rise to the protein MANEARDTFVVGLRNAHAMEVQARELMERQSERLDDYPEVKAKVTMHLQETNEQLKRLEQCLQACGESTSSLKDTAQSVMANMMAMAHSVADDEILKNTFANNAFENFEIAAYKSLLTLCDPAGAPEAKPLLEASLKEEQRMASWIDSNVEKVTMEYLTHQRQAA
- a CDS encoding SRPBCC family protein translates to MTNSANPALSQWSLDREIVMSRVIDAPRDLVFEAWSDPKHLPQWFGPKGFKVETFEIDVRVGGVWRFNMIGPDGTVYPNRMRFRRIERPSLMEMDHGLDQDDDPGMFRFTVTFAEQSNGKTVLMMRQLASSTEQRDGMIGFGAVEYGYQTLDKLAAYVAAMKR
- a CDS encoding ArsR/SmtB family transcription factor — translated: MANQSSRLDQVFSALADPTRRAIVMRLCAGEASVGELADPFDMALPSFMKHIHVLETSGLVLSEKSGRVRTCRLSPNALLGAEDWFQQQRAIWEARLDRFEAYVMKLKKERAAAKRPSRTSKRKGSE
- a CDS encoding serine hydrolase, with translation MIAQMRDIVANHLAPTVMPDHAGGLAAALYAGSHVEFFTYGFADDAAKRKVTPDTLFNLASLRKPFEATLVALGTLRGELRLDDRLPKYLPELSGDYIRQVTVGQLATHTSGLLLPTDHPPWPDEQFTRDQFIAMLNAFAPGSGVAPGRQRIYTHAGYVLLQLVLERRYGMPIAPLFEQRILKPLGMSATCLPARGEDNRAVMDEAWMRRAVQGYSDQRMAVGPIGNQQSYFDFPGTGQMFSSARDLATFVAAAIDGRAIDPHLREALRMTQREAFHVDEKFGQGMAWESVHLPGVTVVDKPGGLNNASGYIGLVPARRLGLVLLANRGEYPHEIARYRILPELARLVASH